Below is a window of Candidatus Liberimonas magnetica DNA.
TTAATCTGGTTTGTTTTCTTGATCTGTATGTGTTCATTAACACCTATTTTCACGTCTATTTGTATCTTTTGACTAATTCCATTTTTCAAACTGAAATCTGCAATCTTACTCCCACCTCCAAGGTGGTATTGGTTATTACAACTTAAAAAGCAATTTAAGGCCGGCTAAAAGCTGGTCTTTTAGGAGGCGCAGGGTGAATATGTGTTTAAAATAATTATTGAAGATATATGCTGGCCTTGAGTAAAAACTTTTATATGCATGATATGAGATACTTTCTAGTTCCTGTTTTGAAAAATCTCCGGGGCAGTAAGTGCTCTCTATTTTGTAAGTCGGGTCTGCGGCATATCTCTGCCAGAAATCTTCTTTTACATGGCCTTTTGCCATGGCATCCTTATAAAAACCTGTGCCTGGGAGCAGTTTCGTTATGGCAAATACGGCAAAATCAAGTTTCAGCTCTTTGGCAAACTCAATGGTCTTATTGATCTCTTCTTTTGTTTCGGTCGGCGATCCTATCATGAAATTACCGTAAGTCAAAATACCGGCATCCTGCGTCATTTTGACCACTTCTCTTATCTTATCAAGAGCTATATTTTTCCCAAGGAGTTTTTGCACCCTGTCCGTACCTGACTCTATGCCAAACTGGATAAGGGTACATCCGGCTTTTGCCATCGCATCCACCATCTCCTTATCCATTGTCTGTATCCTTGCCCTTATGTTCCACCTGAACTTCAAGTTTCGCTCGTAGATGCCCTTGGATATTTCAAGGACCCTCTTTTTATTGAAAGTGAAAAGTTCGTCAAAGAACAAGATATCTTTTATTCCTAGCGCCAGGCATTGTTCTATCTCATCTAAGACAAGTTTTACAGAACGGTCTCTTATCTTTGTGCCGCCTGCGGGGCAAAACGGGCAATTAAAACAACAGCCCCTTGAACTCATTATCGTAGTTATCGGTTTTCCCCGCGCTATGAGCGAGAAATACCGCTTATAATCCGTCAATTTTCTGTCAGGTACAGGCAGTTTGTCCGGCTCATCAACAATTACATTAGGTAAAACTTGATAATTCTTGCCTTTCACCAGGACACCTGGCAAGTCATCTATGGATTTATTTTCGCTGAGCCTGTCCAGTATCTCTTTAAAAACAATGTCTGCTTCTCCGCGAACTGCATAATCAACCTCAGGTATATTGATGGTTTCTATCGGATACAAAAAAACATGCGGCCCGCCTACAATGACCTTTATATCTTTACCTGCCTTTTTAACTGCCCTGGCAGTTAAATACCCGTCTCCAAGGTATTCCGTATTCCAGCTTATCCCCACTATTTCGGGGGTTTCCTTTCTTACGATATCTTCTATCTGGCTATAGCTCAGGTTATCAAGGCATGCATCTATCAGTTTTATCTTATGTTTACCTTCTTTCACAACCAGCGTAGCAAGGTGCAGGAGTCCAAGCGGAGGAAAAGACCCTGCATCTTCCATATAAAACTCAACAGGCCCAGCCGAAGCCGGACTTTTCTTTGGTGGAAAAATAAGTAATACTTTCATGTTTTTTTGTTTTTGTCTTTGCCTTTTCTTACAGCTTACCGCTTATAGCTTATCGCTGCCGTTCACGCTCTTCCCGTAGCGGTTCTTAAAAGCACCTTAAACCCCTGCCAGGCTGTTTTAAATTGTACCCAGGTCCTGAATTTTAGCAGGAACCTGAACAGGTTAACAGGGTTAAGATAAAACCTCATATAAGTTTCTTTTCTTACTTTCTTTACAAGTTCATCAGAAACATATTCAAAAATCCGTTTGAAATCACTTTCAATAAATGTGTCCCAGTCAATATCAGAAACATTATGATATCTCTTCTCGATATAATAATCAAACAACTCTGTACCGGGATACGGGAAAGCCATGCTTATTAATACTTTATCAAGCGGAAGTTTGCCTATAAGTTCAGAGGTCATTAGTATATCTTCGATTTTTTCTGTAGGATAACCCATAATGAAGAACCCCTGCATGATAAAGCCGAGCCTGTTTGCTGTCTTTATCGATACTTTTGCCTTTTCAAGGTCTAAAGACTTCTTGCACAGCTCAAGAATCCGTTTTGAACCGAACTCTATGCCGAATGACATATAGTAACAACCTGCTTTTTTCATAAGCTTTAATAGCCCCTCATCTAACTTGTCCGCGCGTACGCCGTTCGGCAAACTCCAGGTAATGTCGAGCTTTCTTTTGATTATCTCATTACAGACCTCGGCTGCATGGTCGCGGTAAAACGTAAAATTATCGTCTATAACCTGCAGCTCTCTTATTTTATAATTATTAGCCAGGAACTCCAGCTCATCCACAAATTTCTTCGGGTCTCTCATCCTTATTTTTGAGCCGTGGATAGTCCTTGCAGCACAAAAACTGCATTGATACGGGCAGCCGCGTGAGCTTACAACCTGAGTAATGGGCAGCCTCTTGGCTATGAATCCATGGACCTGGCCGCGCTGATAGTCAAGCGGGTTTATAATATCCCACGGATAACACAAATCATCAAGGCCTGTAATGCTTTTTGGAGAGTTTGACCTGACTTCAAGGTTCTCTCTGTAGACCAAGCCAGCTACAGAATTAAAACCGTTATTTTTATAAATAGTTTCAATTAAATCCGGGAAGGATTCTTCCCCTTCTCCTGAAATAACAAAATCTATTTCCTGATCTTTCTTTATTATCAAACCTGACAATACACTTGCGTGGGGCCCGCCCAGGACTGTGATGATGCCGGGATTTGCTTTTTTTATGGCCTTTGCGATCTCCAGTATGCTCTTGTACTGGAAACTAAACCCTGTGATCCCCACGATATCCGGGCCAAACTCATTTAAAACGCTCAACAGTTCCGGCCTGTGGTCTTCAAAAAATGTCGAATCAAATATCCTGACAGAATGATTTTGTTTTTTTAATGAAGCTCCTATATAACCTATGCCTAAATTAGGCGTAGAATACCTGAACAAATTTTCATCCTGAGGAGGTATAACCAGTAAAACCTTACTGGGGTATGATTTAATATTATAATTTTCCATAGTCTAAACTGTTTTTCCTTTTATTTTGTACCTGTCCAGGATCAATTCCTGCATAAAACCTATATTCCAGAATATGACGGTAATAACCAGCATAAAAAGAAATTTAAGGCTTTTAAATAAGTCTTTGGTTTTGTAAGTAAAATATATATAAACAGTTAATAAAATAATAGAACAAAGCAAAACGAAGGACTTTAATTTTATTGATATGCAGAATCCGATAAAGGCAAATAAGATCAAAGGTATATAATGAATGAACCTGAACAGCCCGTACGTTTTAACCAGAAAACTTTGAGCCCTGCCGTAATTAAACATCATCCGTACAAATTTCTTGAAACTATCCGGCCTGTAATGGTAGACAACTGCTTTCGGATTGAAATTGAACTCATACCCTTTTTTTGCAAGCCGGTAATCTATATCCAGGTCCTCTCCGGGCCAAAGGCCTTCAAGGAACCCGCCGATATCAGTCAAAACTTTTTTTATGTACATCACGTTGCATGTAGGATTATGTTTTGTTTTTTTTATTACATCCGAATTCTTGACATAATCTGCCGTAAAACCCACTATTTTTAAAAAATCCTGAACCATCCGCCCGAACACGGTTTCATCCTGAGGACTCTGCTGGTCACCGCCGGTACTAACAACGGGTCCTGAGTCCTGAGCCATGAGTCCTGAGTTAAAACCTTTTAGCAGCTCGTTAAGCCATTGTGGATGAACTATGCAATCGGCATCGGTAAAGGCAACATATTCCCCTTTTGACTCTTTTATTGCAAGGTTCCTTGCGGCAGAAGGGCCTATGCCGGTTGTTTCAAGTACTTTTATATCTTTAAAACCTGATAGGATATCTTTTGTCGAATCGCAGGATCCGTCATTTACTATTATCAACTCATAGTTCGGATAATCAAGTTTTTTCAATGACTCTATACATTTTCCAATATATGAAGATGCATTTCTTGCAGGGATGATAACTGATACTAAAGGGTTATTGCCCATGCTTTACTCCTATGACTACAAGCCCCATTTCGTTCACAAATACAGGCGGTTCGAAATACTTTTTATATTTCTCTATCTCCGGAGCTTTTTTCTCGTATGTGTCCCTTAACAGGACCAGGGAGTCTATGTCATTTATATATTTTTCAAATGATCCCATGTACTGGTCGTTCAAAGGATCTTTAAAGAAACCGGTCCATACATCATTTCTCGGGTTCGGATCAAAACTCGGCGGCAGGCCGTGAAAACAGGGATGTATGAAAAGGTAATGAGCGAACATTGTCGGCCAGGTCCAGGCTATTTTAGTATCCGGAAATATCCTTGTCCCGGGTTTTATGTATTTATCAATAACATTGTTATAGGACAGGGTCTGTTCTATGTTCATTTCCCAGGCAGAGGAAGTGTAATTTATGCCTTTCTGATATTTATTTATAAAAGGAAGCAAACAAATAAAAACACCCGCTAAGATCAGAGTTACAACTTTTCTGCTTATCCATTTAGTTTCATCGCTGATGATATACAGGACTCCCGCAACAAGCAAGGCTATCGGGGCCAGTTCTATAAAACGATAGATCCTATCCAATGGAGGATTGGCTTTTTTAAACAGGTACAATATAAAAGGATTGAATAATATCAGCTCAAGGCATATCAGAGGTGCCGACAGGAAAACCTTCCATATTTTTTTTACCTTAAATGAAAATAGTACAGGGATAAGGCAAAGAAGCGAAAAACCGAAATAGTAGTTCCTTACAAAGTATTGCCAGAATTTCAAAACAGGGTATTTCCCGTAAATATAAGTATAAAAACTCCAGCCTATGCTTTCAGGCGACATAAAAATAGGGTTTACGATGGCGGAATCCAGAAGCTGTTTGTAATATAATGTATATCCTATCGAAGGAATGAACAGAAAAGAATAAGTGATCGCTCCTTTTTTATATAATTCGGTTTCTTCAGTCTTTACAAAATAACAGGCTAAAAATACTGCCAGATACACGAAAAGAAGCAGGAAGAGGTAATAAAAATGTATGAAAGGTATTAATACGGATATCACTAATATTTCCCTTTTAAACAGCCTATGCTCATTTATGCCCTTAAAAATATAATAAAAGAACATGGGAATAAGCATATCCCTGGCAAGTGATGAAGGGTAAGCATTCTCAGACCAGAACCACCTGTGCTCGAGCAAGGGTGTTTCTCCTGTCGTGATATTTAATCCAAGGAAAGAAAAGTATATAAGGTAGATGACCGTACTTACTTTGCCCCAGTAGCTGTCCTTAAAAAGCTCTCTTGCTAATAAATAAAAACATGCTATTTTGATCACAGTCAGGTAGAAGTTGCTGTACAACCATACATAAGCCGTATCCTTTGCACTTATATAGCTTATGAACGCAAGGAATAAATGCCAAATATTACAGCCGTACTGCGGGTAAGGCAGTTCTTTTATCAGGAAATTATTGAATAATACAGGAGATATCTCGCGCAGTTTCCTTATTGCAGAACCATGCCAGGTGTAATCTCCGCTGAGCCAGCAGCCGTATTTTATCCCAAGGTAAACTGAATATAAAACCGCTGCGAACATAAACAGGTTTATCAGGCTGAACATCTCACCCTTTGGGTCTT
It encodes the following:
- a CDS encoding B12-binding domain-containing radical SAM protein, with translation MENYNIKSYPSKVLLVIPPQDENLFRYSTPNLGIGYIGASLKKQNHSVRIFDSTFFEDHRPELLSVLNEFGPDIVGITGFSFQYKSILEIAKAIKKANPGIITVLGGPHASVLSGLIIKKDQEIDFVISGEGEESFPDLIETIYKNNGFNSVAGLVYRENLEVRSNSPKSITGLDDLCYPWDIINPLDYQRGQVHGFIAKRLPITQVVSSRGCPYQCSFCAARTIHGSKIRMRDPKKFVDELEFLANNYKIRELQVIDDNFTFYRDHAAEVCNEIIKRKLDITWSLPNGVRADKLDEGLLKLMKKAGCYYMSFGIEFGSKRILELCKKSLDLEKAKVSIKTANRLGFIMQGFFIMGYPTEKIEDILMTSELIGKLPLDKVLISMAFPYPGTELFDYYIEKRYHNVSDIDWDTFIESDFKRIFEYVSDELVKKVRKETYMRFYLNPVNLFRFLLKFRTWVQFKTAWQGFKVLLRTATGRA
- a CDS encoding glycosyltransferase → MGNNPLVSVIIPARNASSYIGKCIESLKKLDYPNYELIIVNDGSCDSTKDILSGFKDIKVLETTGIGPSAARNLAIKESKGEYVAFTDADCIVHPQWLNELLKGFNSGLMAQDSGPVVSTGGDQQSPQDETVFGRMVQDFLKIVGFTADYVKNSDVIKKTKHNPTCNVMYIKKVLTDIGGFLEGLWPGEDLDIDYRLAKKGYEFNFNPKAVVYHYRPDSFKKFVRMMFNYGRAQSFLVKTYGLFRFIHYIPLILFAFIGFCISIKLKSFVLLCSIILLTVYIYFTYKTKDLFKSLKFLFMLVITVIFWNIGFMQELILDRYKIKGKTV
- a CDS encoding B12-binding domain-containing radical SAM protein, which produces MEDAGSFPPLGLLHLATLVVKEGKHKIKLIDACLDNLSYSQIEDIVRKETPEIVGISWNTEYLGDGYLTARAVKKAGKDIKVIVGGPHVFLYPIETINIPEVDYAVRGEADIVFKEILDRLSENKSIDDLPGVLVKGKNYQVLPNVIVDEPDKLPVPDRKLTDYKRYFSLIARGKPITTIMSSRGCCFNCPFCPAGGTKIRDRSVKLVLDEIEQCLALGIKDILFFDELFTFNKKRVLEISKGIYERNLKFRWNIRARIQTMDKEMVDAMAKAGCTLIQFGIESGTDRVQKLLGKNIALDKIREVVKMTQDAGILTYGNFMIGSPTETKEEINKTIEFAKELKLDFAVFAITKLLPGTGFYKDAMAKGHVKEDFWQRYAADPTYKIESTYCPGDFSKQELESISYHAYKSFYSRPAYIFNNYFKHIFTLRLLKDQLLAGLKLLFKL